The following coding sequences are from one Paramormyrops kingsleyae isolate MSU_618 chromosome 21, PKINGS_0.4, whole genome shotgun sequence window:
- the LOC111836661 gene encoding uncharacterized protein isoform X1: MTRWIRSMTATRRATLLLILGVLWDVTAKDVCVCNGKPRCHCDQVKGNKGEKGYPGIDGPPGLVGFPGKEGHPGPPGLKGHIGQPGDQGPKGSRGINGDPGHMGTPGLPGLPGVQGAPGEPGHPGCDGMKGERGHPGPHGDPGRDGVPGRPGQPGPKGDSNLSSVEEKGQRGAPGSYGAKGQTGPPGAPGPPGPSGLMGTPGAGGLPGAPGVKGLEGRSSGIAGPPGQKGKPGPPGIPGRKGMKLYATGFKDLQGDPGDIGEKGDPGSPGRPGNAGHKGTKGDEGEPGPEGKPGKDGSLGDVGNLGSRGDCGFQGFPGESGLKGQKGNQGPRGDPGDKVVLDRALKGQPGLPGAPGQQGLPGRPGCTGPPGSPGLPGLRSVPGPPGPPGPPGRLGPNGDKGEPGVPIQGTPGRDGDPGAPGEPGDPGQPGLVECIGFRNGQEGPPGIKGLIGFPGMPGDSGSPGQVGEPCRCDLKTTIFGLQGNPGPAGLPGMNGHLGLKGDKGVKGLPGSHGLQGPQGIMGYPGPQGCKGDDDIEPGFGLKGDRGLPGPPGTCGLHGKQGVPGQPGGKGLPGPKGNLVTWPGPKGQQGLPGRPGTHGPMGKEGDLGPPGVGPQGYPGQIGSSGVDGPPGLPGVPGVRGEPNRINISQGYPGPPGFKGLPGIPGLPGAQGHWGPPGDPGLPGTKGEKGRMLSVQYPGVPGVKGEEGTPGKAGIPGIGLLGQPGAAGFQGPPGSKGDIGYGLPGRPGPQGPAGSNGDIGPPGDMGLQGLTGPAGAPGHARSQGVKGVKGSVGLQGVPGPPEQGCLQGKDGSSGLMGVPGHPGQKGLKGLKGDPGPSSTTQPGPSGPAGPPGPSIPGNPGTPGLNGSRGLDGLPGTAGCSGEPGPAGTPSYGPDGQPGSKGAHGPKGSSGFSGHKGSNGAVGPDGDPGSPGPPGRPSTGPPGDAGPPGPVDATGPKGDPGIPGIQGPKGKDGAPGRVSQGLRGDPGAKGVPGSPGSVGLSGAPGYMGVPGPPGMKGGTGNPGYPGPSGEPGTSGAKGDRGEPGYARPGPAGPRGPKGEPGLPSTSGTKGSKGNAGSLGPPGVPGRPGDAGNVGPAGDKGLPGLPGQNGSDGPTGPTGLPGPTGQYESSGQPGIPGVPGPPGMKGSQGRDGVPGPPGPKGDTGRGFYGIRRPGPPGKPGEPGEPGPPGPPSFGSPGCPGDPGPPGPNGLRGPPGSPGPDSICIPGGKGEPGQNGSPGRPGPSGPRGPPGPPFPGNKGDKGDPGLLGSKGLPGSQGDAGHPGRLGPPGFPGEKGSRGDQGFPGARGPAGDDGETGTYPGPKGEPGTKGPPGPPGSGPCHNGIRGDPGPLGRPGDPGPLGLPGSPGPPGPPGHPGPEGPRGFGDPGLPGFAGRKGEEGLPGPPGPQGYPGPPGHKGRPGPPGGGSFSATGNSFLFTRHSQGLQIPSCPSGTTALSSGYSLLFINANEQGHGQDLGTMGSCLPRFSPMPFLFCDINKTCQYASRNDYSYWLSTDEVTPKNREPISGDLLTRFISRCSVCESSTYVMTVHSQNTYVPDCPPGWLSLWTGYSFAMQTAAGAEGSGQPLGSAGSCLEQFRRVPFIECHGRGTCDYDTDSSSYWLASLGPSHMFKKPESQTLKEPFLKNIISRCNVCRKQPVHHLVT, translated from the exons ATGACCCGCTGGATCCGGTCCATGACAGCGACCCGGAGGGCGACGCTTCTGCTGATCCTGGGGGTTTTATGGGACGTTACGGCGAAGGAT GTTTGCGTGTGTAATGGGAAGCCCAGATGTCACTGTGACCAAGTCAAAGGCAACAAG GGTGAGAAGGGATACCCTGGTATCGACGGCCCTCCTGGTTTGGTTGGTTTTCCAGGTAAAGAAGGCCACCCAGGGCCACCCGGCCTAAAG GGCCACATCGGTCAGCCTGGAGATCAAGGACCCAAAGGCAGCAGG GGAATTAATGGAGATCCAGGACATATGGGGACTCCAGGACTGCCG GGTTTGCCAGGAGTACAGGGTGCCCCTGGAGAACCAGGCCATCCCGGATGTGACGGCATGAAG GGGGAAAGAGGCCATCCAGGACCTCATGGGGATCCTGGGCGTGACGGAGTGCCT GGTCGTCCAGGGCAACCGGGTCCCAAG GGGGACTCCAACTTATCCTCCGTCGAAGAGAAAGGTCAGCGTGGTGCTCCAGGTAGTTATGGTGCTAAG GGCCAAACAGGACCACCGGGGGCTCCTGGACCCCCTGGACCGTCAGGGCTGATGGGCACACCC ggagcaggggggcTGCCCGGTGCCCCAGGAGTAAAG GGTCTGGAAGGGAGAAGCTCGGGTATCGCAGGACCTCCAGGCCAAAAG GGGAAACCAGGACCTCCAGGAATTCCTGGGAGGAAAGGAATGAAACTGTATGCAACAGGCTTCAAAGACCTACAG GGGGACCCGGGTGATATAGGTGAAAAGGGCGATCCAGGGTCACCT GGTCGTCCGGGAAACGCAGGACATAAGGGCACAAAGGGGGACGAGGGGGAACCGGGACCTGAG GGAAAACCTGGGAAGGATGGCAGCCTTGGAGACGTTGGCAATCTG GGAAGCAGAGGAGATTGTGGCTTTCAAGGATTCCCAGGGGAATCAGGCCTGAAG GGACAGAAAGGCAATCAGGGCCCAAGAGGTGACCCTGGAGAT AAGGTAGTACTTGACAGAGCCCTCAAAGGACAGCCTGGATTGCCTGGTGCACCAGGTCAGCAAGGCCTTCCTGGCCGCCCAG GTTGCACTGGCCCACCTGGATCTCCAGGACTCCCAG GCCTGCGTTCTGTTCCAGGCCCTCCAGGTCCACCTGGGCCTCCAGGCAGGCTGGGCCCCAATGGAGATAAGGGTGAACCTGGTGTCCCCATTCAAGGCACTCCAGGGAGAGATGGAGATCCAGGAGCACCTGGAGAACCAGGAGATCCCGGCCAACCAGGCCTTGTTGAATGTATTG GCTTCCGGAACGGCCAAGAAGGACCCCCAGGGATCAAGGGTTTGATCGGCTTCCCAGGAATGCCAGGAGACTCAGGATCACCAG GACAGGTCGGTGAACCATGCAGATGTGATTTAAAGACAACGATATTTGGCCTTCAGGGAAATCCTGGCCCTGCTGGACTTCCAg GAATGAACGGTCATCTAGGACTAAAGGGAGATAAAGGAGTTAAGGGACTCCCAGGGTCCCATGGACTGCAG GGCCCGCAGGGGATTATGGGTTATCCAGGCCCGCAGGGATGTAAGGGAGATGATGACATTGAACCTGGATTTGGACTGAAAGGGGACAGAGGACTTCCAGGACCCCCAGGAACATGTGGGCTACATGGCAAACAGGGGGTACCAGGTCAACCGGGGGGCAAGGGTCTGCCAGGGCCCAAGGGTAACTTG GTCACATGGCCGGGTCCAAAGGGGCAACAGGGCCTTCCAGGAAGGCCTGGCACTCATGGACCAATGGGAAAAGAAGGGGATTTGGGTCCCCCAGGGGTTGGACCGCAAGGTTATCCAGGGCAGATTGGAAGTTCAGGGGTAGATGGTCCTCCAGGACTACCTGGAGTGCCAG GAGTGAGAGGGGAACCAAACAGAATTAACATCAGCCAAGGATATCCAGGTCCTCCAGGCTTCAAAGGTCTACCTGGAATACCTGGTTTACCAG GAGCCCAAGGGCACTGGGGTCCCCCTGGAGATCCAGGGCTACCTGGCACTAAGGGGGAAAAGGGAAGAATGTTATCAGTACAATATCCTGGGGTCCCAGGAGTAAAAG GTGAGGAAGGCACACCTGGGAAGGCAGGCATTCCAGGAATTGGCTTACTGGGACAACCAGGAGCTGCTGGTTTTCAAGGGCCTCCAGGGTCAAAG GGTGATATAGGGTATGGACTCCCAGGTAGGCCAGGCCCCCAGGGACCAGCTGGCAGCAATGGGGATATAGGGCCCCCAGGTGATATGGGCCTTCAGGGCTTGACTGGACCTGCTGGAGCCCCAGGACATGCAAGATCACAGGGGGTGAAAG GGGTGAAAGGCTCAGTTGGGCTACAGGGTGTACCAGGGCCTCCAGAGCAAGGTTGTCTACAAGGGAAGGATGGTTCTTCAGGACTGATGGGAGTGCCTGGCCACCCAG GTCAGAAAGGGTTGAAGGGGTTGAAAGGAGATCCAGGTCCTTCTAGCACTACACAGCCAGGTCCCTCAGGGCCTGCTGGACCTCCAGGCCCCTCCATACCCGGGAACCCAGGAACCCCAGGCTTGAATGGGTCCAGAGGGCTTGACGGTCTACCTGGGACTGCAG GCTGCAGTGGAGAACCGGGTCCAGCGGGGACACCAAGCTATGGGCCAGATGGTCAACCTGGGTCTAAAGGAGCACATGGGCCAAAAG GATCTTCAGGCTTTAGTGGTCATAAAGGTTCCAACGGTGCAGTTGGCCCAGATGGGGATCCTGGTTCTCCTGGACCCCCAGGTCGTCCATCCACTGGGCCCCCAGGGGACGCTGGACCTCCAG GACCCGTGGATGCTACTGGACCAAAGGGGGATCCAGGAATACCAGGGATCCAAGGGCCCAAAGGAAAGGATGGGGCCCCAGGAAGAGTGTCTCAAG GACTCAGAGGTGATCCAGGTGCCAAAGGTGTTCCGGGAAGTCCAGGCAGTGTTGGTCTCTCTGGAGCTCCAGGCTATATGGGCGTACCAG GTCCACCAGGCATGAAGGGGGGGACGGGGAACCCTGGATATCCTGGTCCATCGGGGGAACCTGGCACATCAGGTGCAAAAGGAGACAGAGGAGAACCTGGCTATGCAAGACCTGGTCCAGCAGGACCACGTGGACCAAAG GGAGAGCCGGGACTCCCCAGTACCTCAGGAACCAAGGGGTCCAAGGGAAATGCTGGGAGCCTGGGACCTCCTGGAGTTCCAGGGAGACCTGGAGATGCAGGGAATGTGGGACCAGCTGGAGATAAAG GATTGCCAGGCCTCCCTGGACAAAATGGCTCAGATGGTCCTACTGGTCCTACTGGTCTTCCAGGCCCTACAGGGCAATATGAATCTTCAG GACAACCTGGCATTCCTGGAGTCCCAGGCCCTCCTGGAATGAAGGGAAGTCAGGGACGTGATGGGGTACCAGGGCCACCGGGACCAAAAGGAGACACAG GCAGAGGTTTCTACGGTATACGGAGGCCGGGGCCACCGGGAAAGCCAG GTGAACCAGGAGAACCAGGACCACCTGGTCCTCCGAGCTTTGGATCTCCAGGCTGCCCTGGGGATCCTGGGCCCCCGGGTCCAAATGGACTACGTGGGCCACCAGGTTCCCCTGGGCCTGATAGTATCTGCATCCCTGGAGGGAAAGGAGAACCAGGTCAAAATGGCAGTCCTGGAAGGCCAG GTCCCTCAGGTCCTCGGGGGCCCCCAGGTCCACCATTTCCTGGAAATAAAGGAGACAAAGGGGACCCAGGACTTCTGGGTTCTAAGGGGCTTCCTGGGAGTCAGGGAGATGCAGGTCATCCAGGCAGACTG GGACCTCCGGGATTCCCCGGGGAAAAGGGTTCAAGAGGTGATCAAGGATTTCCTGGCGCCCGCGGACCAGCCG GTGACGATGGAGAGACAGGAACTTATCCTGGTCCAAAAGGAGAGCCAGGGACAAAGGGTCCACCAGGACCGCCAG GCTCAGGTCCGTGCCACAATGGGATCAGAGGGGATCCAGGGCCATTGGGACGCCCTGGAGATCCAGGACCTCTTGGTCTCCCAGGCTCACCGGGACCACCTGGACCTCCAG GTCATCCTGGCCCCGAAGGCCCCCGTGGTTTCGGGGACCCAGGTCTGCCAGGCTTTGCTGGGCGTAAAGGAGAAGAGGGGCTTCCTGGACCACCAG GGCCACAAGGGTATCCAGGGCCCCCAGGACATAAGGGCAGGCCAGGCCCCCCTGGGGGTGGCAGTTTCAGTGCTACTGGTAACAGCTTCCTCTTCACAAGGCATAGCCAGGGGCTGCAGATACCAAGCTGCCCCTCAGGCACCACAGCCCTCAGTTCTGGGTACTCCCTGCTCTTCATCAACGCCAATGAGCAAGGCCACGGCCAAGATCTGG GAACCATGGGAAGCTGCCTTCCTCGTTTCTCCCCCATGCCCTTCCTCTTCTGTGACATAAACAAGACCTGTCAGTATGCCTCCCGCAATGACTACTCCTATTGGCTGTCCACCGATGAGGTCACGCCCAAAAACAGGGAGCCCATTTCAGGCGACCTACTGACCAGATTCATTAGCAG
- the LOC111836661 gene encoding uncharacterized protein isoform X2, giving the protein MTRWIRSMTATRRATLLLILGVLWDVTAKDVCVCNGKPRCHCDQVKGNKGEKGYPGIDGPPGLVGFPGKEGHPGPPGLKGHIGQPGDQGPKGSRGINGDPGHMGTPGLPGLPGVQGAPGEPGHPGCDGMKGERGHPGPHGDPGRDGVPGRPGQPGPKGDSNLSSVEEKGQRGAPGSYGAKGQTGPPGAPGPPGPSGLMGTPGAGGLPGAPGVKGLEGRSSGIAGPPGQKGKPGPPGIPGRKGMKLYATGFKDLQGDPGDIGEKGDPGSPGRPGNAGHKGTKGDEGEPGPEGKPGKDGSLGDVGNLGSRGDCGFQGFPGESGLKGQKGNQGPRGDPGDKVVLDRALKGQPGLPGAPGQQGLPGRPGCTGPPGSPGLPGLRSVPGPPGPPGPPGRLGPNGDKGEPGVPIQGTPGRDGDPGAPGEPGDPGQPGLVECFRNGQEGPPGIKGLIGFPGMPGDSGSPGQVGEPCRCDLKTTIFGLQGNPGPAGLPGMNGHLGLKGDKGVKGLPGSHGLQGPQGIMGYPGPQGCKGDDDIEPGFGLKGDRGLPGPPGTCGLHGKQGVPGQPGGKGLPGPKGNLVTWPGPKGQQGLPGRPGTHGPMGKEGDLGPPGVGPQGYPGQIGSSGVDGPPGLPGVPGVRGEPNRINISQGYPGPPGFKGLPGIPGLPGAQGHWGPPGDPGLPGTKGEKGRMLSVQYPGVPGVKGEEGTPGKAGIPGIGLLGQPGAAGFQGPPGSKGDIGYGLPGRPGPQGPAGSNGDIGPPGDMGLQGLTGPAGAPGHARSQGVKGVKGSVGLQGVPGPPEQGCLQGKDGSSGLMGVPGHPGQKGLKGLKGDPGPSSTTQPGPSGPAGPPGPSIPGNPGTPGLNGSRGLDGLPGTAGCSGEPGPAGTPSYGPDGQPGSKGAHGPKGSSGFSGHKGSNGAVGPDGDPGSPGPPGRPSTGPPGDAGPPGPVDATGPKGDPGIPGIQGPKGKDGAPGRVSQGLRGDPGAKGVPGSPGSVGLSGAPGYMGVPGPPGMKGGTGNPGYPGPSGEPGTSGAKGDRGEPGYARPGPAGPRGPKGEPGLPSTSGTKGSKGNAGSLGPPGVPGRPGDAGNVGPAGDKGLPGLPGQNGSDGPTGPTGLPGPTGQYESSGQPGIPGVPGPPGMKGSQGRDGVPGPPGPKGDTGRGFYGIRRPGPPGKPGEPGEPGPPGPPSFGSPGCPGDPGPPGPNGLRGPPGSPGPDSICIPGGKGEPGQNGSPGRPGPSGPRGPPGPPFPGNKGDKGDPGLLGSKGLPGSQGDAGHPGRLGPPGFPGEKGSRGDQGFPGARGPAGDDGETGTYPGPKGEPGTKGPPGPPGSGPCHNGIRGDPGPLGRPGDPGPLGLPGSPGPPGPPGHPGPEGPRGFGDPGLPGFAGRKGEEGLPGPPGPQGYPGPPGHKGRPGPPGGGSFSATGNSFLFTRHSQGLQIPSCPSGTTALSSGYSLLFINANEQGHGQDLGTMGSCLPRFSPMPFLFCDINKTCQYASRNDYSYWLSTDEVTPKNREPISGDLLTRFISRCSVCESSTYVMTVHSQNTYVPDCPPGWLSLWTGYSFAMQTAAGAEGSGQPLGSAGSCLEQFRRVPFIECHGRGTCDYDTDSSSYWLASLGPSHMFKKPESQTLKEPFLKNIISRCNVCRKQPVHHLVT; this is encoded by the exons ATGACCCGCTGGATCCGGTCCATGACAGCGACCCGGAGGGCGACGCTTCTGCTGATCCTGGGGGTTTTATGGGACGTTACGGCGAAGGAT GTTTGCGTGTGTAATGGGAAGCCCAGATGTCACTGTGACCAAGTCAAAGGCAACAAG GGTGAGAAGGGATACCCTGGTATCGACGGCCCTCCTGGTTTGGTTGGTTTTCCAGGTAAAGAAGGCCACCCAGGGCCACCCGGCCTAAAG GGCCACATCGGTCAGCCTGGAGATCAAGGACCCAAAGGCAGCAGG GGAATTAATGGAGATCCAGGACATATGGGGACTCCAGGACTGCCG GGTTTGCCAGGAGTACAGGGTGCCCCTGGAGAACCAGGCCATCCCGGATGTGACGGCATGAAG GGGGAAAGAGGCCATCCAGGACCTCATGGGGATCCTGGGCGTGACGGAGTGCCT GGTCGTCCAGGGCAACCGGGTCCCAAG GGGGACTCCAACTTATCCTCCGTCGAAGAGAAAGGTCAGCGTGGTGCTCCAGGTAGTTATGGTGCTAAG GGCCAAACAGGACCACCGGGGGCTCCTGGACCCCCTGGACCGTCAGGGCTGATGGGCACACCC ggagcaggggggcTGCCCGGTGCCCCAGGAGTAAAG GGTCTGGAAGGGAGAAGCTCGGGTATCGCAGGACCTCCAGGCCAAAAG GGGAAACCAGGACCTCCAGGAATTCCTGGGAGGAAAGGAATGAAACTGTATGCAACAGGCTTCAAAGACCTACAG GGGGACCCGGGTGATATAGGTGAAAAGGGCGATCCAGGGTCACCT GGTCGTCCGGGAAACGCAGGACATAAGGGCACAAAGGGGGACGAGGGGGAACCGGGACCTGAG GGAAAACCTGGGAAGGATGGCAGCCTTGGAGACGTTGGCAATCTG GGAAGCAGAGGAGATTGTGGCTTTCAAGGATTCCCAGGGGAATCAGGCCTGAAG GGACAGAAAGGCAATCAGGGCCCAAGAGGTGACCCTGGAGAT AAGGTAGTACTTGACAGAGCCCTCAAAGGACAGCCTGGATTGCCTGGTGCACCAGGTCAGCAAGGCCTTCCTGGCCGCCCAG GTTGCACTGGCCCACCTGGATCTCCAGGACTCCCAG GCCTGCGTTCTGTTCCAGGCCCTCCAGGTCCACCTGGGCCTCCAGGCAGGCTGGGCCCCAATGGAGATAAGGGTGAACCTGGTGTCCCCATTCAAGGCACTCCAGGGAGAGATGGAGATCCAGGAGCACCTGGAGAACCAGGAGATCCCGGCCAACCAGGCCTTGTTGAAT GCTTCCGGAACGGCCAAGAAGGACCCCCAGGGATCAAGGGTTTGATCGGCTTCCCAGGAATGCCAGGAGACTCAGGATCACCAG GACAGGTCGGTGAACCATGCAGATGTGATTTAAAGACAACGATATTTGGCCTTCAGGGAAATCCTGGCCCTGCTGGACTTCCAg GAATGAACGGTCATCTAGGACTAAAGGGAGATAAAGGAGTTAAGGGACTCCCAGGGTCCCATGGACTGCAG GGCCCGCAGGGGATTATGGGTTATCCAGGCCCGCAGGGATGTAAGGGAGATGATGACATTGAACCTGGATTTGGACTGAAAGGGGACAGAGGACTTCCAGGACCCCCAGGAACATGTGGGCTACATGGCAAACAGGGGGTACCAGGTCAACCGGGGGGCAAGGGTCTGCCAGGGCCCAAGGGTAACTTG GTCACATGGCCGGGTCCAAAGGGGCAACAGGGCCTTCCAGGAAGGCCTGGCACTCATGGACCAATGGGAAAAGAAGGGGATTTGGGTCCCCCAGGGGTTGGACCGCAAGGTTATCCAGGGCAGATTGGAAGTTCAGGGGTAGATGGTCCTCCAGGACTACCTGGAGTGCCAG GAGTGAGAGGGGAACCAAACAGAATTAACATCAGCCAAGGATATCCAGGTCCTCCAGGCTTCAAAGGTCTACCTGGAATACCTGGTTTACCAG GAGCCCAAGGGCACTGGGGTCCCCCTGGAGATCCAGGGCTACCTGGCACTAAGGGGGAAAAGGGAAGAATGTTATCAGTACAATATCCTGGGGTCCCAGGAGTAAAAG GTGAGGAAGGCACACCTGGGAAGGCAGGCATTCCAGGAATTGGCTTACTGGGACAACCAGGAGCTGCTGGTTTTCAAGGGCCTCCAGGGTCAAAG GGTGATATAGGGTATGGACTCCCAGGTAGGCCAGGCCCCCAGGGACCAGCTGGCAGCAATGGGGATATAGGGCCCCCAGGTGATATGGGCCTTCAGGGCTTGACTGGACCTGCTGGAGCCCCAGGACATGCAAGATCACAGGGGGTGAAAG GGGTGAAAGGCTCAGTTGGGCTACAGGGTGTACCAGGGCCTCCAGAGCAAGGTTGTCTACAAGGGAAGGATGGTTCTTCAGGACTGATGGGAGTGCCTGGCCACCCAG GTCAGAAAGGGTTGAAGGGGTTGAAAGGAGATCCAGGTCCTTCTAGCACTACACAGCCAGGTCCCTCAGGGCCTGCTGGACCTCCAGGCCCCTCCATACCCGGGAACCCAGGAACCCCAGGCTTGAATGGGTCCAGAGGGCTTGACGGTCTACCTGGGACTGCAG GCTGCAGTGGAGAACCGGGTCCAGCGGGGACACCAAGCTATGGGCCAGATGGTCAACCTGGGTCTAAAGGAGCACATGGGCCAAAAG GATCTTCAGGCTTTAGTGGTCATAAAGGTTCCAACGGTGCAGTTGGCCCAGATGGGGATCCTGGTTCTCCTGGACCCCCAGGTCGTCCATCCACTGGGCCCCCAGGGGACGCTGGACCTCCAG GACCCGTGGATGCTACTGGACCAAAGGGGGATCCAGGAATACCAGGGATCCAAGGGCCCAAAGGAAAGGATGGGGCCCCAGGAAGAGTGTCTCAAG GACTCAGAGGTGATCCAGGTGCCAAAGGTGTTCCGGGAAGTCCAGGCAGTGTTGGTCTCTCTGGAGCTCCAGGCTATATGGGCGTACCAG GTCCACCAGGCATGAAGGGGGGGACGGGGAACCCTGGATATCCTGGTCCATCGGGGGAACCTGGCACATCAGGTGCAAAAGGAGACAGAGGAGAACCTGGCTATGCAAGACCTGGTCCAGCAGGACCACGTGGACCAAAG GGAGAGCCGGGACTCCCCAGTACCTCAGGAACCAAGGGGTCCAAGGGAAATGCTGGGAGCCTGGGACCTCCTGGAGTTCCAGGGAGACCTGGAGATGCAGGGAATGTGGGACCAGCTGGAGATAAAG GATTGCCAGGCCTCCCTGGACAAAATGGCTCAGATGGTCCTACTGGTCCTACTGGTCTTCCAGGCCCTACAGGGCAATATGAATCTTCAG GACAACCTGGCATTCCTGGAGTCCCAGGCCCTCCTGGAATGAAGGGAAGTCAGGGACGTGATGGGGTACCAGGGCCACCGGGACCAAAAGGAGACACAG GCAGAGGTTTCTACGGTATACGGAGGCCGGGGCCACCGGGAAAGCCAG GTGAACCAGGAGAACCAGGACCACCTGGTCCTCCGAGCTTTGGATCTCCAGGCTGCCCTGGGGATCCTGGGCCCCCGGGTCCAAATGGACTACGTGGGCCACCAGGTTCCCCTGGGCCTGATAGTATCTGCATCCCTGGAGGGAAAGGAGAACCAGGTCAAAATGGCAGTCCTGGAAGGCCAG GTCCCTCAGGTCCTCGGGGGCCCCCAGGTCCACCATTTCCTGGAAATAAAGGAGACAAAGGGGACCCAGGACTTCTGGGTTCTAAGGGGCTTCCTGGGAGTCAGGGAGATGCAGGTCATCCAGGCAGACTG GGACCTCCGGGATTCCCCGGGGAAAAGGGTTCAAGAGGTGATCAAGGATTTCCTGGCGCCCGCGGACCAGCCG GTGACGATGGAGAGACAGGAACTTATCCTGGTCCAAAAGGAGAGCCAGGGACAAAGGGTCCACCAGGACCGCCAG GCTCAGGTCCGTGCCACAATGGGATCAGAGGGGATCCAGGGCCATTGGGACGCCCTGGAGATCCAGGACCTCTTGGTCTCCCAGGCTCACCGGGACCACCTGGACCTCCAG GTCATCCTGGCCCCGAAGGCCCCCGTGGTTTCGGGGACCCAGGTCTGCCAGGCTTTGCTGGGCGTAAAGGAGAAGAGGGGCTTCCTGGACCACCAG GGCCACAAGGGTATCCAGGGCCCCCAGGACATAAGGGCAGGCCAGGCCCCCCTGGGGGTGGCAGTTTCAGTGCTACTGGTAACAGCTTCCTCTTCACAAGGCATAGCCAGGGGCTGCAGATACCAAGCTGCCCCTCAGGCACCACAGCCCTCAGTTCTGGGTACTCCCTGCTCTTCATCAACGCCAATGAGCAAGGCCACGGCCAAGATCTGG GAACCATGGGAAGCTGCCTTCCTCGTTTCTCCCCCATGCCCTTCCTCTTCTGTGACATAAACAAGACCTGTCAGTATGCCTCCCGCAATGACTACTCCTATTGGCTGTCCACCGATGAGGTCACGCCCAAAAACAGGGAGCCCATTTCAGGCGACCTACTGACCAGATTCATTAGCAG